A part of Propioniciclava coleopterorum genomic DNA contains:
- a CDS encoding GNAT family N-acetyltransferase encodes MSGHRLRHWRADDAHVLLAAVAGDIDIARQLPTLETVSDAHAHIAKTSGDDDRVAFAIVDGEDAVVGGIAAVLNRTMRTAWVSYWLLEHGRGQGLATRATVALSEWLFEHNIHRLELAHRLNNPASQRVAERAGFVREGIMREELEYDGVRYDTALMSRLPGDPTPDVEPLPGLRR; translated from the coding sequence GTGAGCGGCCATCGTCTCCGTCACTGGCGCGCCGACGACGCCCACGTCCTGCTCGCCGCCGTGGCGGGCGACATCGACATCGCCCGGCAGTTGCCCACGCTGGAGACGGTTTCGGACGCCCACGCGCACATCGCCAAGACCTCGGGGGACGACGATCGGGTCGCCTTCGCGATCGTCGACGGCGAGGATGCGGTGGTCGGCGGCATCGCTGCGGTCCTCAACCGGACCATGCGCACCGCCTGGGTGTCCTACTGGCTGCTGGAGCACGGACGCGGCCAGGGGCTGGCCACCCGGGCGACCGTGGCGCTGTCGGAGTGGCTGTTCGAGCACAACATCCACCGCCTCGAACTGGCGCACCGGCTCAACAACCCCGCCTCGCAGCGGGTGGCCGAGCGCGCCGGCTTCGTGCGCGAGGGCATCATGCGCGAGGAACTCGAGTACGACGGCGTCCGCTACGACACCGCGCTCATGAGCCGACTGCCGGGCGATCCCACCCCTGACGTCGAGCCGCTGCCCGGGCTGCGGCGCTGA
- a CDS encoding right-handed parallel beta-helix repeat-containing protein: MNVGDADPRAALVEINVRRSVFYPRRNHVDWITVRGFELAHAATPWAPPTADQPGLIGPNWAKGWIIEDNHIHDAKCSAVSLGKEASTGDNYFTHRLDKPGYQYQLESVFTARQYGWNKERIGSHIVRNNLIHDCGQNGIVGHLGCVFSTIEGNEIHTVATKREFYGHEIGGIKLHAAIDVQIVGNHIHDCALGIWSDWQTQGTRISRNVLHGNSRDLYVEVSHGPYVVDHNVFASPAAIETMSDGGAYVGNLVAGTVLLQPVMERPTPYHVPHSTEVAGYASIYGGDDRWIGNVFVGNGGDPTEVAQAYDAKLWPDALITYGTGIYDGHPASFEEYMGAVRAALPGDVNVYWNLKNPVYLRDNVYLGGARPYAGETGAVVSDEDADVRVTDVDGVVTLGITLPAAVADHRFGVVTTADLPRVRMVDAEFDNPDGSPLVLDVDLLGERRDAPAVAGPLFGLTAGRNEVTIWPED, encoded by the coding sequence GTGAACGTGGGCGACGCCGACCCCCGCGCCGCCCTGGTCGAGATCAACGTGCGCCGCTCGGTGTTCTACCCGCGCCGCAACCACGTCGACTGGATCACGGTGCGGGGCTTCGAGCTGGCGCACGCCGCGACCCCGTGGGCGCCCCCGACGGCCGACCAGCCGGGCCTGATCGGCCCCAACTGGGCCAAGGGCTGGATCATCGAGGACAACCACATCCACGACGCCAAGTGCTCGGCGGTGTCGCTGGGCAAGGAGGCCTCGACGGGCGACAACTACTTCACCCACCGCCTCGACAAGCCCGGCTACCAGTACCAGCTCGAGTCGGTCTTCACGGCGCGGCAGTACGGCTGGAACAAGGAGCGGATCGGCTCGCACATCGTGCGGAACAACCTGATCCACGACTGCGGCCAGAACGGCATCGTCGGGCACCTGGGCTGCGTATTCAGCACGATCGAGGGCAACGAGATCCACACGGTCGCCACCAAGCGGGAGTTCTACGGCCACGAGATCGGCGGCATCAAGCTGCACGCCGCCATCGACGTCCAGATCGTCGGCAACCACATCCACGACTGCGCGCTCGGGATCTGGAGCGACTGGCAGACCCAGGGCACGCGGATCTCCCGCAACGTGCTGCACGGCAACAGCCGCGACCTCTACGTCGAGGTGTCGCACGGGCCCTACGTGGTCGACCACAACGTGTTCGCCTCCCCCGCGGCCATCGAGACGATGAGCGACGGCGGCGCCTACGTGGGCAACCTCGTGGCCGGCACCGTGTTGCTGCAGCCCGTGATGGAGCGTCCGACGCCCTACCATGTCCCGCACTCGACGGAGGTCGCCGGGTACGCGTCCATCTACGGCGGCGACGACCGCTGGATCGGCAACGTGTTCGTCGGCAACGGCGGCGACCCGACCGAGGTCGCGCAGGCGTACGACGCGAAGCTGTGGCCGGACGCGCTCATCACCTACGGCACCGGCATCTACGACGGCCACCCGGCCTCGTTCGAGGAGTACATGGGGGCGGTGCGCGCCGCGCTCCCGGGCGACGTCAACGTCTACTGGAACCTCAAGAACCCGGTGTACCTGCGCGACAACGTCTACCTCGGCGGCGCCCGGCCCTACGCCGGCGAGACCGGCGCGGTCGTCAGCGACGAGGACGCCGACGTGCGGGTCACCGACGTCGACGGCGTCGTCACGCTGGGGATCACCCTGCCGGCGGCCGTCGCCGACCACCGGTTCGGCGTCGTCACGACGGCCGACCTGCCGCGCGTGCGCATGGTGGACGCCGAGTTCGACAACCCGGACGGCTCGCCGCTGGTGCTCGACGTCGACCTCCTCGGGGAGCGGCGCGACGCGCCCGCCGTCGCCGGCCCGCTGTTCGGCCTCACCGCGGGCCGCAACGAGGTGACGATCTGGCCCGAGGACTGA
- a CDS encoding DUF4232 domain-containing protein: MHTLTRAALAAATVALATGGAIALVLSSVRPDAPPAPAPTALPSQPAPVSPTATPSPPRATPATTPPTPGTPPTATGPDAFAPSNPSNTCPDGSPVFRFGVVEAALGRRYLPVEVRNCGRPETVALDRLPELGFVNADGRPGAPERVDRPVTPLDVAPGESAFLMLQWRGGGSSLDPGDRAARVTFTVPGLGAGTWVDQTDIGPDSPVTLHGWGRTASEALDG; this comes from the coding sequence ATGCACACCCTGACGCGGGCGGCCCTCGCCGCGGCGACCGTCGCCCTGGCCACCGGCGGAGCCATCGCGCTGGTGCTGTCGAGCGTCCGGCCGGACGCGCCCCCCGCTCCCGCGCCGACGGCGCTGCCGTCCCAGCCCGCACCCGTCTCCCCCACGGCCACGCCCTCGCCGCCGCGCGCCACCCCGGCGACCACGCCACCCACGCCCGGGACGCCGCCGACGGCCACCGGGCCCGACGCGTTCGCGCCCAGTAACCCGTCCAACACCTGCCCGGACGGGTCGCCGGTCTTCCGGTTCGGGGTCGTCGAGGCGGCGCTGGGCCGGCGCTACCTCCCCGTCGAGGTGAGGAACTGCGGGCGCCCCGAGACCGTGGCGCTCGACCGGCTGCCCGAACTCGGCTTCGTCAACGCGGACGGCCGACCGGGTGCGCCCGAGCGTGTCGACCGGCCCGTGACGCCGCTCGACGTCGCCCCGGGTGAGAGCGCCTTCCTCATGCTGCAGTGGCGCGGCGGCGGCAGTTCGCTGGACCCGGGCGACCGCGCCGCCCGCGTGACCTTCACCGTGCCGGGGCTCGGCGCGGGCACGTGGGTGGACCAGACCGACATCGGACCGGACTCCCCGGTCACGCTGCACGGCTGGGGGCGGACCGCGTCCGAGGCGCTGGACGGCTGA
- the xylA gene encoding xylose isomerase: MVRKPTPEDKFSFGLWTVGWTGTDPFGVNTRPTLDPWEYSDKLAELGAWGITFHDNDVFPFDADDATRARIVGQLKDAADKAGLVIEMVTTNTFTHPVFKDGGFTSNDRSVRRFGLRKVLKNVDLAAELGAETFVMWGGREGAEYDSSKDLYAAHARYAEGLDTVAGYIKDKGYNLRIGLEPKPNEPRGDIFLPTIGHALGLIATLEHGDIVGLNPEVGHEQMAGLNYTHGLAQALYCDKLFHIDLNGQHGPKYDQDLVFGHGDLLSAFFTVDLLVNGFAATPDAHVYTGPVHFDYKPSRTDGMAGVWESAAANMETYLQLAEKAKAFRADPAVQEAMKLSGVYDLAEPTLAEGESVADFLAKDEAFDVDAAAERDYHYVNLHQLALMHLIG, translated from the coding sequence ATGGTGCGGAAACCAACTCCCGAGGACAAGTTCTCGTTCGGGCTCTGGACGGTCGGCTGGACCGGCACGGATCCCTTCGGCGTCAACACGCGCCCGACGCTCGATCCCTGGGAGTACAGCGACAAGCTCGCCGAGCTCGGCGCCTGGGGCATCACGTTCCACGACAACGACGTCTTCCCGTTCGACGCCGACGACGCGACCCGCGCCCGGATCGTCGGGCAGCTGAAGGACGCCGCCGACAAGGCCGGCCTGGTGATCGAGATGGTCACCACCAACACGTTCACCCACCCGGTGTTCAAGGACGGCGGCTTCACCTCCAACGACCGCTCCGTGCGCCGCTTCGGCCTGCGCAAGGTGCTCAAGAACGTCGACCTGGCCGCCGAGCTCGGCGCCGAGACCTTCGTGATGTGGGGCGGCCGCGAGGGCGCGGAGTACGACTCGTCCAAGGACCTCTACGCCGCGCACGCCCGCTACGCCGAGGGCCTGGACACCGTCGCCGGGTACATCAAGGACAAGGGCTACAACCTGCGCATCGGCCTGGAGCCCAAGCCGAACGAGCCCCGCGGCGACATCTTCCTGCCCACGATCGGTCATGCCCTGGGCCTGATCGCCACGCTGGAGCACGGCGACATCGTCGGCCTGAACCCCGAGGTGGGCCACGAGCAGATGGCGGGCCTGAACTACACCCACGGCCTGGCCCAGGCGCTGTACTGCGACAAGCTGTTCCACATCGACCTCAACGGCCAGCACGGCCCGAAGTACGACCAGGACCTGGTCTTCGGCCACGGCGACCTGCTCAGCGCGTTCTTCACGGTCGACCTGCTGGTCAACGGCTTCGCGGCCACCCCGGACGCCCACGTCTACACCGGCCCGGTGCACTTCGACTACAAGCCGTCGCGCACCGACGGCATGGCCGGCGTGTGGGAGTCGGCGGCGGCCAACATGGAGACCTACCTGCAGCTGGCGGAGAAGGCGAAGGCCTTCCGCGCCGACCCGGCCGTGCAGGAGGCCATGAAGCTGTCCGGCGTCTACGACCTGGCCGAGCCCACGCTCGCCGAGGGCGAGTCGGTGGCCGACTTCCTGGCCAAGGACGAGGCGTTCGACGTGGACGCGGCCGCCGAGCGCGACTACCACTACGTCAACCTGCACCAGCTCGCGCTGATGCACCTGATCGGCTGA
- a CDS encoding ROK family transcriptional regulator — translation MASYRVGRPVPDERPDAVRQSSLRSLNLATVIQRVFGASAPLSRADVAADTGLTRSTVSRLADDLIAGGLISESEPQTDGQRGRPAVPLVPAGLTWFALGLEINVGRLSARVIDLTGQTLASEVADVDLRDSQAEPVIAQLGEMARRVLSSADVGTTLAGVQVALPGLVDVDAGVLLRAPNLGWWDVRPREALAAALDLDPALIGVGNEADFAAETIAWDAPGRPSDIGEFLYVSGEVGIGSALVTSGKAMAGGHGWAGEIGHVCVDRHGPVCACGARGCLEAYVGQAALSATAGTRDTDELIERLAAGDARALEAVTEAAETLGVVLAGALNLLDVARVVLGGHLGRLAAHLIPGIETELQRRVVGAPFEALSVTSVPDDRDMPSLGAAYVALHRVLDDPAPWLA, via the coding sequence GTGGCCAGCTATCGCGTGGGGCGTCCCGTGCCCGACGAGCGCCCCGACGCGGTGCGCCAGTCGAGCCTGCGGTCGCTCAACCTCGCCACCGTCATCCAGCGCGTGTTCGGGGCGTCGGCGCCCCTGTCGCGCGCCGACGTCGCCGCCGACACGGGCCTGACCCGCTCGACGGTGTCGCGGCTGGCCGACGACCTGATCGCCGGTGGCCTCATCTCCGAGAGCGAGCCGCAGACCGACGGCCAGCGCGGCCGCCCCGCCGTGCCGCTCGTGCCGGCGGGGCTCACGTGGTTCGCGCTGGGGCTCGAGATCAATGTCGGTCGGCTGTCGGCGCGCGTGATCGACCTGACCGGGCAGACGCTGGCCTCCGAGGTGGCCGACGTCGACCTGCGCGACTCCCAGGCCGAGCCGGTGATCGCGCAGTTGGGGGAGATGGCGCGGCGCGTCCTGTCCTCGGCGGACGTCGGCACCACGCTGGCGGGCGTCCAGGTGGCGCTGCCCGGCCTGGTGGACGTCGACGCCGGCGTCCTGTTGCGGGCGCCCAACCTGGGCTGGTGGGACGTGCGTCCGCGCGAGGCCCTCGCCGCAGCCCTCGACCTCGACCCCGCCCTGATCGGGGTCGGCAACGAGGCCGACTTCGCGGCCGAGACGATCGCCTGGGACGCCCCGGGCCGGCCCTCGGACATCGGCGAGTTCCTCTACGTCTCCGGCGAGGTCGGCATCGGGTCGGCCCTGGTCACCTCGGGCAAGGCGATGGCCGGCGGCCACGGCTGGGCCGGCGAGATCGGGCACGTCTGCGTCGACCGGCACGGCCCGGTCTGCGCGTGCGGGGCGCGCGGGTGCCTCGAGGCGTACGTCGGGCAGGCCGCGCTGAGCGCGACGGCCGGCACCCGCGACACCGACGAACTGATCGAGCGGCTCGCGGCCGGCGACGCCCGCGCGCTGGAGGCCGTGACGGAGGCCGCCGAGACCCTGGGCGTCGTCCTGGCCGGCGCGCTGAACCTGCTGGACGTCGCCCGCGTCGTGCTCGGCGGTCACCTGGGACGCCTGGCCGCGCACCTCATCCCCGGCATCGAGACCGAACTGCAGCGCCGCGTGGTGGGGGCGCCGTTCGAGGCGCTGTCGGTGACCTCGGTGCCCGACGACCGCGACATGCCCTCCCTCGGCGCCGCCTACGTGGCGCTGCATCGCGTCCTGGACGACCCCGCCCCCTGGCTGGCCTGA
- a CDS encoding DUF6582 domain-containing protein, translated as MARLDSEERDDLPDSAFAFPEQRKLPMVDADHIRNAIARFDQVEDVTDADRDKAWKRLVAQARKHDIEVSEDSWRELGR; from the coding sequence ATGGCACGACTCGACAGCGAGGAACGCGACGACCTGCCCGATTCCGCGTTCGCGTTCCCGGAGCAGCGCAAACTCCCGATGGTGGACGCCGACCACATCCGCAACGCCATCGCACGCTTCGACCAGGTCGAAGACGTCACCGACGCCGACCGCGACAAGGCGTGGAAGCGCCTGGTCGCGCAGGCGCGCAAGCACGACATCGAGGTCTCCGAGGACTCCTGGCGCGAACTGGGGCGGTGA
- the purD gene encoding phosphoribosylamine--glycine ligase, whose product MEQLTVLVLGGGGREHALALALAADPSVAGLHCAPGNPGTAAVATNHPVDQTSGDAVVALARDLDADLVVIGPEAPLVAGVADALRAAGIPAFGPSAAAATLEGSKQFAKDVMVAAGVPTAASVYCTTVDEVAAAIDGFGPPYVVKQDGLAAGKGVIVTTDRDAALAHAADALPAVVEEYLDGPEVSLFAITDGVTAVPLLPAQDFKRVGEGDAGPNTGGMGAYTPLPWAPEGLTEAIMARVVEPTVAEMARRGTPFVGLLYAGLALTSRGLRVVEFNARFGDPETQAVLSLLESPLGEVLHAAATGRLAEVPPLRWRAGSAVIVVLAADGYPGTPSLGGAISGPRLDGRDGDVHLVHAGTRLAGDTLVASGGRVLGAVARGADLSAARVAAYAAIDDLDAPTLFHRRDIAERAAAGLIETPTL is encoded by the coding sequence ATGGAACAGCTCACCGTGCTCGTGCTCGGCGGCGGCGGTCGCGAACACGCGCTGGCCCTCGCGCTCGCCGCGGACCCCTCCGTCGCCGGACTGCACTGCGCCCCGGGCAACCCCGGAACCGCCGCCGTGGCCACCAACCATCCGGTCGATCAGACCTCCGGGGACGCCGTCGTGGCGCTCGCGCGCGACCTGGACGCCGACCTCGTCGTCATCGGGCCCGAGGCCCCGCTCGTGGCCGGGGTCGCCGACGCCCTGCGCGCCGCCGGCATCCCCGCCTTCGGGCCTTCGGCGGCGGCCGCCACGCTCGAGGGCTCCAAGCAGTTCGCCAAGGACGTCATGGTCGCGGCCGGCGTCCCCACCGCAGCGTCGGTGTACTGCACCACCGTCGACGAGGTCGCGGCCGCGATCGACGGGTTCGGCCCGCCCTACGTCGTCAAGCAGGACGGACTGGCCGCCGGCAAGGGCGTCATCGTCACCACCGACCGGGACGCCGCCCTCGCCCACGCCGCCGACGCGCTCCCCGCCGTCGTCGAGGAGTACCTCGACGGGCCCGAGGTGAGCCTGTTCGCGATCACCGACGGCGTCACGGCCGTGCCGCTGCTGCCCGCGCAGGACTTCAAGCGGGTCGGCGAGGGCGACGCCGGGCCCAACACCGGCGGCATGGGGGCGTACACGCCCCTGCCGTGGGCGCCCGAGGGCCTGACCGAGGCGATCATGGCGCGGGTCGTGGAGCCGACCGTCGCCGAGATGGCCCGCCGCGGCACCCCGTTCGTCGGCCTGCTGTACGCCGGGCTGGCGCTCACCTCGCGCGGGCTGCGCGTGGTGGAGTTCAACGCCCGCTTCGGCGACCCCGAGACCCAGGCCGTGCTGTCGCTGCTGGAGTCGCCACTGGGCGAGGTCCTGCACGCCGCCGCGACCGGACGCCTCGCCGAGGTCCCCCCGCTGCGCTGGCGCGCGGGCTCGGCCGTCATCGTCGTGCTCGCCGCCGACGGCTACCCCGGAACCCCGAGCCTCGGCGGCGCGATCTCCGGGCCGCGGCTGGACGGCCGCGACGGCGACGTGCACCTCGTGCACGCAGGGACGCGGCTGGCCGGCGACACGCTCGTCGCGTCCGGGGGTCGCGTCCTCGGCGCGGTGGCCCGCGGCGCCGATCTGTCCGCGGCCCGCGTCGCCGCCTACGCCGCGATCGACGACCTGGACGCGCCCACGCTGTTCCACCGCCGCGACATCGCCGAGCGCGCCGCCGCCGGCCTCATCGAGACGCCCACGCTGTGA
- a CDS encoding L,D-transpeptidase family protein, which translates to MKRRAAAIVCLAVAPLFTACAVQPPQVALAPTPPIETPLAAPETTPPATPMPEPTTATPEPTPSVAPVTSATATPKPTPKATAKPTSAKPTTAKPKASSTPKPTKAASTKPAAPAAPVDVGACTGQSLALNAKGGCVQKAQEILAGLKLFVGTPNGTFGQSTANAVLNYQRSRGITDNAIIGPETWAALASGRGPGANAAPASCRAAGVVLCASKGNRTLTLLRDGQAVKTINVRFGGMTKDDNGKLRIFPTVSGRYSVYAKDAKAFSDRWEASMPYSIKFNPNMYVHYSGDFAKRGYAGSSHGCINVASLSDAKWFFDNTPVGAKVVVY; encoded by the coding sequence ATGAAGCGCCGAGCCGCAGCCATCGTGTGTCTGGCCGTCGCACCGCTGTTCACCGCCTGTGCCGTGCAGCCGCCGCAGGTCGCCCTCGCACCGACACCGCCCATCGAGACCCCGCTGGCCGCGCCCGAGACCACACCCCCGGCCACGCCGATGCCCGAGCCCACGACCGCGACCCCGGAGCCCACGCCCAGCGTGGCACCGGTGACGTCCGCGACGGCGACCCCGAAGCCGACCCCCAAGGCCACGGCGAAGCCGACCTCGGCCAAGCCGACGACCGCCAAGCCGAAGGCGTCCAGCACCCCCAAGCCCACCAAGGCGGCGTCCACGAAGCCGGCCGCCCCGGCGGCTCCGGTGGACGTGGGAGCCTGCACCGGGCAGTCCCTCGCCCTCAACGCCAAGGGCGGCTGCGTCCAGAAGGCGCAGGAGATCCTCGCCGGGCTGAAGCTGTTCGTCGGGACGCCCAACGGCACCTTCGGGCAGTCGACGGCCAACGCGGTCCTCAACTACCAGCGGTCCCGCGGGATCACTGACAACGCGATCATCGGACCCGAGACCTGGGCGGCCCTGGCGTCCGGACGCGGCCCCGGCGCCAACGCCGCTCCGGCGTCCTGCCGCGCGGCGGGCGTGGTGCTGTGCGCCAGCAAGGGCAACCGCACGCTGACGCTGCTGCGCGACGGCCAGGCCGTCAAGACCATCAACGTGCGCTTCGGCGGCATGACGAAGGACGACAACGGCAAGCTGCGGATCTTCCCCACCGTGAGCGGGCGCTACAGCGTGTACGCCAAGGACGCCAAGGCGTTCTCGGACCGCTGGGAGGCGTCGATGCCCTACTCGATCAAGTTCAACCCGAACATGTACGTGCACTACTCGGGCGACTTCGCCAAGCGCGGCTACGCCGGGTCGAGCCACGGCTGCATCAACGTCGCCAGCCTCTCCGACGCCAAGTGGTTCTTCGACAACACCCCGGTGGGCGCCAAGGTCGTCGTCTACTGA